A section of the Aricia agestis chromosome 4, ilAriAges1.1, whole genome shotgun sequence genome encodes:
- the LOC121726496 gene encoding uncharacterized protein LOC121726496, protein MFFFLLLALVAAAGAAPRRDRLPYGRQAALTDLDDLFTDELFDAAGFWNRLHQEMVDLDAAIAELGRRFPVDSPEAGVDGDKYKVKIPLAGFEEKDIKVKANEGVLMVQAVHEEGARQRYYMHTVTLPAGVDPTGSWTFADGLLAVEFPLKDRAAPATTPAPAHSREEMGGGDDATEDADVGLSRGDQADKQVETNEIPGAGVEATTYAVDLKGDVEFVPVHYKQAPKH, encoded by the coding sequence ATGTTCTTTTTCTTGCTGCTCGCGCTggtggcggcggcgggcgccgcgccgcgccgcgaccGCCTACCCTACGGCCGCCAGGCCGCGCTCACCGACCTCGACGACCTCTTCACCGACGAGCTGTTCGACGCAGCCGGCTTCTGGAACCGTCTGCACCAGGAGATGGTCGACCTGGACGCCGCCATCGCCGAGCTCGGCCGACGTTTCCCCGTCGACTCACCCGAGGCCGGCGTCGACGGCGACAAGTACAAGGTGAAGATCCCGCTCGCCGGCTTCGAAGAGAAGGACATCAAGGTGAAGGCGAACGAGGGCGTGCTCATGGTGCAGGCGGTCCACGAGGAGGGCGCGCGCCAGCGGTACTACATGCACACCGTCACGCTGCCCGCCGGCGTCGACCCCACCGGCAGCTGGACTTTTGCCGATGGCCTGCTCGCCGTCGAGTTCCCGCTGAAGGACCGCGCCGCCCCCGCCACGACGCCGGCGCCCGCGCACAGCCGTGAGGAGATGGGCGGCGGCGACGACGCGACGGAGGACGCGGACGTGGGGCTGAGCCGTGGCGACCAGGCGGATAAGCAGGTGGAGACCAACGAGATCCCCGGCGCCGGCGTCGAGGCCACCACCTACGCCGTCGATCTCAAGGGCGACGTCGAGTTCGTGCCCGTCCACTACAAGCAAGCGCCGAAACACTAG